The genomic window GCGTGCCGCGGCCGCGGCTTCGCGCGCATCGATCGCGCTCGCCTCGGGAGCCTCGTCGACGACGTCTTCAGTGGCCGGGTTGACGACGTCGTAGGAGCCGGAACCCCCCTCGACCCAGTCGCCGCCGATCAGCAGCCGGTACGGACTCACGGTTTCTGACACTATGTCAGCGAACTGTAACCCGTTCTCGTGAGGGGTGTGCCAGTGGGAAATCCCGTCCTCACCATGCGCTTCGACCTGCGCGTTCCCGATATCTCGCCGGCCACGCCCGCCGAGCAGTACGCGGCCTGTCTCGAGATGTCGACGTGGGCCGACGGGCACGACTTCACCTCGGTCGTGCTCTCCGAGCACCACGGCGTCGACGACGGCTACCTCCCCGCGCCGCTGGCCATGGCGGGCGCGGTCCTCGGGCGCACGCGCACGACGATGGTCAACATCTCGGCCCTGCTGATCCCCCTCCACGACCCGGTGCGGATGGCCGAGGAGATCGCGGTGCTCGACCTCGCCGGCAACGGCCGTCTCTCACTCGTCGCCGGCCTCGGCTACCGCGAGGAGGAGTTCGAGATGGCCGGTGTCGACCGGAAGCGACGCGGGAAGACGCTCGAGGAGCACATCGACGTGATGCGCCGGGCCTGGACCGGCGAGCCGTTCGAGTGGCGAGGTCGCACCATCCGGGTCACGCCCAGGCCCGTGACCCAGCCGCATCCGCTGATCCTCATCGGCGGGTCCACCGAGATCGCGGCCCGCCGCGCGGCGCGCATGCAGCTGCCCTTCATGCCCGCCATCGGCGACCCCGCCCTCGCCGACCTCTACCGCGCCGAGTGCGAGCGGCTGGGCTTCACCGGCGGGTGGGTGCTCCTGCCGAAGGGCCCCGGCTTCGTGCACGTCACCGACGACCCCGAGAAGGCGTGGGCCCGGATCGCGCCGCACGCGCTCTACGACGCGCAGACGTACCACAGCTGGCAGACACCTGGGCAGCGCTCCCAGGTGGAGGTGGCCGGCGACACGCTCGACGAGCTCAAGGCGAGCGGTGTGTACCGGGTGGTGACACCCGACGAGTGCGTTGCCCTCGCCCGGGAGACGGGCTCGCTCCTGTTCCATCCGCTGATGGGCGGCATCCCGGCCGCGCTCGGCTGGGAGAGCCTCGAGCTGTTCGCCTCGCAGGTGCTCCCCCGCCTGGCCTAGGAGGTTCGCCGTGACGCTCGACCCGGTTGCGAAGGTGCTCATGGACGCCATGGACCAGGCGTTCCCCCGAGTCGAGACGATGACCGGCGCGGAAGCGCGCGCCCACGTGGCGCGGATGGTCGCGTCCTTGGCCACCGACCCGGAGCCGGTGGCCCGGGTCGAGAACCGCTCCGTGCCGGGTCCCGACGGCCCGGTTCCCGTCCGCTTCTACTGGCCCGAGGACCCGGCGCCGGCGCCGCTCCCCGCGCTCGTCTACTTCCACGGCGGTGGATGGGTCATCTGCGACCTCGACACCCATGACGCGACCTGTCGCGCCATCACCAACGGCGCGGGATGCGTCGTGGTGTCGGTCGACTACCGGTTGGCGCCCGAGCACAAGTTCCCGGCCGCCGCCGAGGACGCCTACGCCGCGACCCTGTGGGTGGCCGCCAACGCGAGCGACATCGGTGTCGACGCCACCCGGATCGCGGTAGGAGGCGACAGCGCGGGCGGCAACCTCACCGCCGCGGTCGCGCTGATGGCGCGCGACCGCGCCGCCCCCGAGATCGTGTTCCAGCTCATGCTGTACCCGGTCACCGACGTCACCTCGCTCGACACGGCGTCGTACCGCGAGAACGGTGTGGGTTTCTTCCTCACCACCGCCTCGATGGACTGGTACCGGCCTCAGTACCTGAGCGACCTGTCCGAGGCTTCGCACCCCTACGCGTCGCCACTCCGGGCCGCCGATCTCACCGGGTTGCCGCCCGCGCTCGTCATCACCGCGGAGCACGACCCGCTCCGCGACGAGGGCGAGGCCTACGCGGCGCGACTGCGGGACGCCGGCGTGCCCGCGACGGTCACGCGCTACGACGGCGTCTTCCACGGCTTCTTCGCGCTGGGAATTCTGCTCGACGCGGCCAAGCAGGCGCACGAGGAGTCCTACGCCGCGCTGCGGGAGGCGTTCACCCTCTGATCACTCGTCGCGTCGCGTCTGTTCAGAGGTCGAGGCGGAGCATGCGGATGGCGTTGCCGCGCACGATCTTCTCGATGACGTCGTCGTCGAGGCCCTTCATCTGCTCCTCCGCGATCTGGCGGGTGTGCGGCCACGTCGAGTCGGAGTGCGGGTAGTCGCTCTCGTAGGTCACGTTGCCGACGCCGATCGCGTCGAGGCTCTTGAGGCCGTGGGCGTCGTTGAAGAAGCAGCCGTAGACGTGGTCGCGGAACAGCTCGCTGGGCGCCACCGGCACCTTGTCGGCCACCCCGCCCCAGCCCCGGTTCTCCTCCCACACCACGTCGGCCCGCTCGAGGATGTAGGGGATCCAGCCGATCTGACCCTCGGAGTACGCGATCTCGAGGTTGGGGAAGTGGGTGAAGGCGCCGCACATGAGCCAGTCGACGAGCGAGTAGCAGGCGTTGGCGAACGTGAGCGTCGAGCCGACCGCGGGCGGCGCGTCGGCCGAGGTGGACGCCGTCTCGGTCTCCTCGCAGGCCGCGAAGAACGGGTGCCAGAAGTTGTCGGCGTCGTGCACCGACGGCAGCCCGAGGAACGGCGGGATCTCGCTGAAGCACACCGCGTGCACGCCGCGCGCCGCGTTGCGCCGCACCTCGGCGGCCGCCAGCGACGCGTCCCACAAGGGGATGAGGCAGAGCGGGATCAGCCGGCCCCCCGACTCGCCGCACCATTCGTCGACCATCCAGTCGTTGTAGGCGCGCACGCAGAGCAGGGCCAGCTCCTTGTCGTCCGCCTCCAGGAACGTCTGGCCGCAGAAGCGGGGGAAGGTGGGGAAGCACAGCGACGCCTCGGTCCAGTTCGCGTCCATGTCGTCGAGGCGGGGCTTGACCTGGTGCGCGCCGGGGCGCATCCATTCGTACGTCGTACCCTCGAGGCGCACCTCGTCGCGGTCGTGGCCCACCGATGCGTCGAGGCGGATCAGCGGGCGACGCAGGTCTTCGTAGAACCACCAGTCGACGTCGGGCCCGTCGCCGCGCTCGCCCACCACCGGTGTGAACTTGCCGCCGATGAACGTCATCTCCTTGACGGGCGCGCGCACGATGCGCGGGGCGACGCCGTGATGCTTCGACGCGAGCCGGTCGGTCCACACCGTGGGTGGCTCGACCACGTGGTCGTCGACCGAGATGATCTTCGGGAAGTCCCGCACGCTCGGATGGTAGCCCTCTTCTGACGCACCGTCAGCAGCCAGGGCTAACGTACGCCATGCCTCAGAACGTGCCTTCCTTCGAGTGGACCGACGACGCGCTGCGGCTGCGACAGTTCGTCTACGAGCACTGGTGCGACAAGGGCGTGGGGCCCAACCTGCGCGACGTGCACGAGGCCCTCGGCCTGCAGCGGCGCGAGATCGTGCAGGCCTACAAGCAGCTGCAGCTCGGCATCATCTGCGTGGTGCAGGAGGACACCCAGAACTGCAACCTCATCAAGTTCCAGCCGTTCTCGAGCTTCCCGAGCCAGGTGCAGGCGTTCGTCGACGACCGCTTCCACAGCTACATCGGCTGTGCCATGGAGTCGATGGCCGTGAGCCGCATGCCACCGTTCCTCGGCAAGGACATCCGCCTCGAGTCGTGGTGTGCCTGCTGCCTCGAGCCCATCTCCCTGACGATGCGCGACGGCGAGGTGGTCACCCAGTCGGCGGACAACGTGCTCATCCACGTCACGTCGAGCCCCTATGACTGGGGCAACATCGACATCACCGCCATGTGCGACACCATGAACTTCGTGCTCGACGCCGCGCATGCCGAGCGTTACGAGCGCCAGGTGCAGCGGCGGGGCGTGCTCGTCACCATCGACCAGGGCCGCATGTTCGTGCACGGGACGGCCAAGCACCGCATGCACAACTACCACTGGCCGCCGTCGCAGATGATCCCCGAGATCATCATCCAGGGCATCGAGTCCCTCGGCGTCGACGTGACCAATTGGAAGGGCTGAGCCGAGTGAGCGCAGCGATCGAGGCGGGGCCCGAGCGGCCCTCTGAGCGGAAGGGCTGAGGGGGCGTGGCGTCGATCGTCCCGGCGGGTCGCCTGGTGTACGGGATGCAGCTGCAGGTGCAGTCGCAGAGCCGCATGTACGCCGAGGCGTGGGAAGGCGACGCGGGACGAAACGAGCTGGCCGCCATCGCCCGCAAGGCCGACGACGCGGGCTTCTTCTACATCGCGGTCTGCGACCACGTCGCCATCCCCCGGCCGCTCGACGAGCGGATGAACACCGTCTGGTACGACACCGTCGCCACGCTGGGGTGGCTGGCGGGCATCACCACCAAGGTCCGTCTGCTGTCACACGTCTTCGTGGTGGCCTACCGC from Actinomycetota bacterium includes these protein-coding regions:
- a CDS encoding amidohydrolase, with amino-acid sequence MRDFPKIISVDDHVVEPPTVWTDRLASKHHGVAPRIVRAPVKEMTFIGGKFTPVVGERGDGPDVDWWFYEDLRRPLIRLDASVGHDRDEVRLEGTTYEWMRPGAHQVKPRLDDMDANWTEASLCFPTFPRFCGQTFLEADDKELALLCVRAYNDWMVDEWCGESGGRLIPLCLIPLWDASLAAAEVRRNAARGVHAVCFSEIPPFLGLPSVHDADNFWHPFFAACEETETASTSADAPPAVGSTLTFANACYSLVDWLMCGAFTHFPNLEIAYSEGQIGWIPYILERADVVWEENRGWGGVADKVPVAPSELFRDHVYGCFFNDAHGLKSLDAIGVGNVTYESDYPHSDSTWPHTRQIAEEQMKGLDDDVIEKIVRGNAIRMLRLDL
- a CDS encoding alpha/beta hydrolase, with the protein product MDAMDQAFPRVETMTGAEARAHVARMVASLATDPEPVARVENRSVPGPDGPVPVRFYWPEDPAPAPLPALVYFHGGGWVICDLDTHDATCRAITNGAGCVVVSVDYRLAPEHKFPAAAEDAYAATLWVAANASDIGVDATRIAVGGDSAGGNLTAAVALMARDRAAPEIVFQLMLYPVTDVTSLDTASYRENGVGFFLTTASMDWYRPQYLSDLSEASHPYASPLRAADLTGLPPALVITAEHDPLRDEGEAYAARLRDAGVPATVTRYDGVFHGFFALGILLDAAKQAHEESYAALREAFTL
- a CDS encoding LLM class flavin-dependent oxidoreductase, with the translated sequence MRFDLRVPDISPATPAEQYAACLEMSTWADGHDFTSVVLSEHHGVDDGYLPAPLAMAGAVLGRTRTTMVNISALLIPLHDPVRMAEEIAVLDLAGNGRLSLVAGLGYREEEFEMAGVDRKRRGKTLEEHIDVMRRAWTGEPFEWRGRTIRVTPRPVTQPHPLILIGGSTEIAARRAARMQLPFMPAIGDPALADLYRAECERLGFTGGWVLLPKGPGFVHVTDDPEKAWARIAPHALYDAQTYHSWQTPGQRSQVEVAGDTLDELKASGVYRVVTPDECVALARETGSLLFHPLMGGIPAALGWESLELFASQVLPRLA